From a single Phragmites australis chromosome 7, lpPhrAust1.1, whole genome shotgun sequence genomic region:
- the LOC133924774 gene encoding uncharacterized protein LOC133924774: protein MAATAATQQKIRWGELEEEDDDGGDLGFLLPPRVVIGPDENGVRKVIEYRFNDEGNKVRVTTTTRTRKLARARLSRSAVERRSWTKFGDAVKEDAGSRLTMVSTEEILLERPRAPGSKAEEPTTSGDPLGIPSTVGALLMVCRTCGKKGDHWTSKCPYKDLAPQTESFVDRPTTADGPAAPGGAGKGSYVPPSKREGADRSGADVMRRRNDENSVRVNNLSEDTREPDLLELFGPFGHVSRVYVAVDHKTGSSRGFGFVNFVHKEDGEKAISKLNGYGYDNLILRVEWAAPRAN, encoded by the exons atggcggcgacggcggccacgCAGCAGAAGATTCGGTGGGGCGAgctcgaggaggaggacgacgacggcggcgaccttggcttcctcctcccgccgcgAGTCGTCATCGGGCCCGACGAGAACGGCGTCAGGAAGGTGATCGAGTACCGCTTCAACGACGAGGGCAACAAGGTCAgggtcaccaccaccacccgcaCCCGCAAGCTTGCGCGCGCGCGCCTCTCCAGGAGCGCCGTCGAGCGCCGCTCGTGGACCAAGTTCGGCGACGCCGTCAAGGAGGACGCCGGCTCGCGGCTCACCATGGTCTCCACCGAAGAGATCCTCCTCGAGCGCCCACGAGCCCCAG GGAGCAAAGCTGAGGAACCAACTACTTCTGGTGATCCACTGGGTATTCCAAGTACGGTAGGTGCTCTTCTCATGGTTTGCAGAACCTGTGGGAAGAAGGGTGACCACTGGACCTCAAAGTGCCCCTACAAGGACCTTGCTCCACAGACAGAAAGTTTTGTCGACAGGCCTACTACTGCGGACGGCCCTGCAGCACCAGGTGGTGCTGGAAAGGGATCATATGTTCCTCCAAGCAAGAGGGAAGGTGCTGATAGAAGTGGAGCAGATGTGATGAGAAGAAGGAATGATGAGAACTCTGTCCGTGTGAACAATCTCTCAGAGGATACCCGTGAGCCCGACCTCCTCGAGCTGTTCGGTCCATTTGGCCATGTTAGCCGTGTCTATGTTGCAGTGGATCACAAGACTGGGTCAAGCAGGGGATTTGGCTTTGTCAACTTTGTTCACAAGGAGGATGGTGAGAAGGCTATCAGCAAGCTCAATGGGTATGGTTATGATAACCTTATCCTCCGAGTTGAGTGGGCAGCACCAAGGGCGAACTAG